TGCCGACGAAGCCAGGGATCTCCTTGCGCTCGACGACCGGGGTGCGGCCGAGGAAGGTGTAGAAGTCCAGCGCGGCCTGTACGGCGTCCTCGCGGGTGCGTTCGCCGGGGACGACCTCGACCAGGGGGAGCAGGTGCGGCGGGTTGAAGGGGTGGCCGATCAGGACGCGGGCGGCGTCCTCGTCGGCCAGCTCACCTGTGAACGCCGTGGAGGGGATCGCCGACGAGGAGCTGAGCAGCAGCGCGTGCGCGGGCGCCTCACGTACGACGGCGGCGAACAAGTCCTGCTTGAACCCAACGCGTTCGGGCCCGTTCTCCTGGACGACGTCCGCGTCCCGGACCGCCTCCGTCACGTCGGCCGCCAGGTGTACCCGGTCGGCGAGACCGCGCACGTCCAGGCCACGGGCGGCCAGATGCGGGGCGTACCGCGCCAGGGCGTCCGCGACGGCTTCGGCGAGGTCCTCGCGCGGGTCGCTCACCCGCACGGTCAGGCCGTGTGCGGCGAACAGGGTCGTCCACGACAGTCCGATGGTTCCGGCGCCGATGACGGCGGCCGTCCGGAAGACAGGAGTGCGGAAGGCCGGAGTGCGAAGGGCGGGGGAGCGGAGGGCGGGGGTGCGGAGGGCAGGGGTGCGGTTCATGACGCGACGACTCCCTTCAGGTAGTCGTGGACCGGCTCCACGCGGTTGAGCGTCAGGTCGGTGAGGATGTGGCTGGCGGAGACGACCTCCAGCACCGGCAGGTCCGCAAGCGGCGCGAGCACATGCTGGAACAGCTGGAGCCGGGCGGGGCCGGTCCAGGCCCCCTTGACCGTGAGTTCGGTGATGCGGGTCCGGACGAGTTCCTGCACGCGCGGCAGACCGTCGTAACCGGGGACGGTCTTGAGCATGAAGGTCGGTACGGAGATCTGCGCCTCGGCCTCGCGCAGGTCCAGTTCATGGTGCTTGTAGCCCATGGTGGCCGTGGCGACCCGCAGCGAGCCGTGATCGAGGGTGCCGACGAGCGCGCCGGAGTCGACGAAGAGCGCCGGGGAGCCGATGACCTTCGGGTAGGCGGAGACCTCGCGGCCGGAGGCGGTGGCCGGGAAGTTGTCGAGATACATGGCGTGCAGGTACTCGCCCCGCTCGCCCTCGAAGCTGACCGGGATCGCCTGGCCGGCCTCCGTGTAGGGGCCGAAGCCGCTGACGTCGCCCATCTTCATCACCTCGAACCGGACGAGCGGCTCGTCGATCCGCAGCGGTTCGGGGACTACGGCCCGCAGGGCTTCGGGGTCGGTGCGGTAGACGATGTTGAGGTACTCGCGGTCGGTGAACCGCGGGACCGTCGGCGCGTACGCCGGGCGAGTGAGCGGGGTGGTGAGGTGCTGTCGTACGTCCTCGGTCCTCATGCCGGCCTCACCGTCCCGTCCAGCGCGGCGAGCGGCGCTCGGCGAAGGCCGTCATGCCCTCGCGTACGTCGTCCGAGGCCATCAGGGTCTTCATCTCGCCGCGTTGGAAAGCGAAGGCCTCGGCGTCCGGGACACCGTCAGCGGCGCGGACGACGCGCTTGACGGCGGCCAGCGCCAACGGGGCGTTCGTGGCCAGCTGTTCGGCCAGCCGCAGGGCCTCGGCGACGGCCTGTCCCTTGCCGACGACCCGGTTGACCAGGCCCAGCTCCCCTGCGCGGCGCCCATCGACGGGCTCCCCGGTCAGGAGCAGCTCCATCGCCAGGTGGTGCGGGATCCGCTTGGGCAGCCGGATCACTCCGCCGCCCGCCGCGATCAGGCCGCGCTTGACCTCGGGCAGTCCGAACCGGGCGTCCTCGGCGGCGACGATCAGATCGCAGGCCAGGGCGAGTTCGAAGCCGCCGCCCATGGCGAAGCCCTCGACGGCGGCGATGAGGGGCTTGGTCGGCTCGGCTTCCGTCAGGCCGCCGAAGCCGCGGCCCTTCACCTCGGGTGATTCGCCGCGCAGCGCGGCCTTGAGGTCCATGCCGGCGCTGAAGGTGCCGCCCTCGCCGGTCAGGACGCCGGCCCGCAGCTCCGGGGCGGCCTCCAACTCCTCGAGGACAGAAGTCAGTTCGGCGGCGACGGCCGCGTTGACGGCGTTGCGGGCCTCGGGGCGGTCGAGGGTGATGAGCAGAGCGGAGCCGATGCGCTCGGTGCGGACGACGGGAGAGACAGAACTGTTCATGAGGGTGTTCATGGGGGGTCTCCTGTCCGGTCAGCGGGTGGTGGCGGCGAGTTCGGCGAGGACGTCCTCGGTGTCCTGGCCCGCGACCGGGGCCAGGCGGCGGATCGAGCCGGGGGTGGCGGAGAACCGCACCGGGATGCCGATCGTGCGGACCGTGCCCTCGGTGGGGTGCTCGACGGTGTCGAGGAGATGGCCGTCCTGGACGTACGGGTCCTCGTGCGCACGGTCCAGTTCCAGCACCGGAGCCATGGGGATGCTGTGCTTGGCGCACACCTCGGCCCACTCCTCAGTGGTGAGCTCCGGGGCGCACAGGGCGACCAGCTGGGCCAGATCCTCCTGGTCGGCGCCGTCGATGGTCTCTCCGCCCACGCGCGGGTCCTCGGCGAGGTCCGGGCGTCCGGCGGCGGTGAAGAAGTCCCGGTAGTTGGGAGGGTTGTAGGGGATGACGCAGGCGAGGCCGTCCTTGGTGCGCACCGCCCTGTGCCCCTTGAGCATCGACAGACGGAAGCCGGTGGGGCCCGTCTCGGGCACATGGGTGTGGCCCGCGAGGTGCTCGACCATGTTGAACGCGATCATCGTGTCGGTCATCGGGATCTCGACGAGCTGCCCCTGGCCGGTCCTGTCGCGGTGCAGCAGAGCGGCGAGCACGCTGTAGGCGATGGTGAGCGAGGAGACCTTGTCGCCGATGATCGTCGGCAGGTAGACGGGCTCGCCCAACGCCCGGTCGGCGATGTCGACCAGGCCGGACGCGGCCTGCACGCTCTCGTCGTAGGCGGCGTTGCCGGCTCGGTCCGAGTCGCTGCGGAAGCCCTGGGCGTGCGCGTAGACGAGTGCGGGATTGCGGGCGGCGATGTCGTCGTAGGACAGGCCGAGGCGGTGCAGCGCGCCGGGGCGCATGTTGGTGATCAGCACATCCGCCGTGTCGATCAGCCCGAGCGCCCGCTCGCGGTCGGTGTCGTCCTTGAGGTTGAGGGAGACGCTGCGCTTGTTGCGGTTGACGTTGAGGTTCAGCGGGGTCATGCCCGGCGTGGTGCGGTAGTCGCCGACGCGGACGGTGTCGGCAGGCGACTCGATCTTGATCACCTCGGCGCCGAGGTCCCCGAGGATCTGGGCGGCGTACGGGCCCATCACCACGGTTGACAGGTCGATCACGCGGGTGCCCGCCAAGGGGCCGGTGACGGTGGCGGTGACGGTGTCTGAGAGGTCCGTCATGACTTCTCTCACTCCTTGCCTCATCAAGATGTCCGTGTATCTGCCAACTAAGTTACTTCGGAAGGCGTCGGAGATGAAGCTGAGGGAATGACCGATCGACGAAAGGCGGTATGACCGCAGCGGTCATACCGCCTTTTCCGGGGAATGCGTGGTGGTTATGAACGGAGCGGCTCGGTGAACACCTCGCGGACCGCGCGCACGACTTCTTGCAGGTCGCCGCCCTCGCCTCGATCCTTGCGCCAGAGCAGCCCGGTCTCCAGGCGCGGATGAAAATCGGTGATCGGCAGGATCGTCACATTATCCAGATGGAAATTCCTGACCGGGCTCCTGTCGTCCAGCATGGAAATGGAGAAAGCGAGCCCACTGGACACTATCTCGGAGATTCCGTCGAATGTGGTGCTGCTGATTTCGATACGCTTTTTGATGCCGAGCTCGGACAGTTGCTGGTCGAGTCCGCGAAAGTACGCCGTAGTCGCTCCCGCGGGGGAGACCACGTAGGAGAGGTCGGCCAGCTCTGTCAGGGCGATGGACTCCCGCCCGGCGAACCGGCTCCGGGGGACGACCGCTCCGAGCCGCTCGGACATCACCGGCAGCAGCTCCAGCGCCGGGTCGCCGCCGGCCGGGAGGCGTGCCAGGGTCAACGCGAGCCTGCCGTCGCAGACCGCGTCGACGAGACGGTCGTTGCCGCCGGGCCAGCGCTTGATCTCGTACCGGTCGCCGAGGCGCTCGGCCAGGGTGTCCATCCGCTCCCGCAGATCCGGATGGATGCCGGTGGGCACCCCGACCAGCAGGGTGGTCCGCTGCGGCCGTGCTGTCTCGTCCAGCCTCCAACGGATGGAGTCCACCTGCTCCAGCACACCGCGCGCGATCGGCAGCAGCGCGTCACCGGCCGGCGTGAGGGCCACGTGGTGGGTGCTGCGGTCGAAGAGGCGGTGCCCGAGTTCGTTTTCGAGATCCTTGATCCGTCTGCTGAGGGGGGAGGCCGCCATGTGCAGCTTGCGGGCCGCGGTGGAGAAGTTCAGTTCCTGGGCGACAGCGACGAAGTAACGCAGATGCAGGAGTTCCACGGTGCCCACCGTAGAGGGCTGCCGGGTGGGAGTGATCAAGGGCGGTGCCGGGCGGGCAGGGGCGTGCCGGTACGGCCGCTTGATGGCTGATGGCCGTTGGCCGATGGCCGACGGCGGGCGACCGCGGACGGCGGCCCGGGACCGAAGGCCGCCGACCGCCGTGCCTGCCGCCCTCGCCACGACGTCGTTGCTGTGGGCTGGCACCTGGACTGGGGTCGTCGCGTGGCGTGGCCGCTGGTCGGCGCGCGACCCGCCCGCCGCGCGTCCCACCGCGCTCGGCTGGGTCCAACAGGCCGAGGTCGAGGGACGAAGACAGCGCAGGCGGTGGCTCATCACCGGGTCCCGCGCCGGCATCGCGTCCTCCAGCGGCCCGCAACCGGCGAGCCGGTGCTCGACGAACGGGCGCAGCGCGGCCAGCGCCTTACGCCGGGAGGCGGGGGCGGGCGGCGGGAGGCAGCCGAGGGCCGTCAGTGATGGCCCTTCCTGTCGTCCTCGCCCGGCTCCCCAACATGGTAACGGCTGTTACCATGTTGGTATGGCGAAGACACAGCTGGGTGCCCGTGTGGACGAGGACGTCGCGGAACTCGCGAGGAAGCGTGCCGCCGATCTGGGGCTGAGTATCGGGGACTACCTCGCCAGGCTGGTGCAGGACGACACCAGCGGGCTGCGCGCCCGCGCGGTGGACGCGGCCGCTCGTTTCCTTGCCGAGCACCAGGCGGTCTTCGACGAAGCCGAGGACAACCAGCAGCCGGTGCGCGGAGCTCACGCGGCCTGATGGACCTGCACATCGACGTCCCCTGGATCCTGCAGGTCGCCGAGGCCGCGGGGGCCGACGACCCCGCCCCCGACGACTATGGCGTGCCCGTCTCCGCGGTGGCCCGCCACCGGGCCGAGCTGTTCGAGCAGCCTGTCTACGACAGTCCCTACGCCAAGGCCGCCGCCCTGGTGCACACGCTAGGCCGGTGCCGCTGGCTAGAGCGCTCCAACATGGCTGTCGCCGCCGCGTCCGGTGTCATGTACTTGGAGGCCGCCGGAATCACCGTCAAACCCGGCCGCGAGGACGCCGTCGCCCTCAAGGACCTGCTCCTCGACCCCGCCTGCACGGCCGGGAGGATCGCCGCTCTGCTGCGGACCTGGCCCACTACCACCTGAGACTGCACGGCAACGGACACCCGGGCCCGGTGATCCGAACCGGCGCCTGCTCGGCACTGCTACAGCAACGCCACCAGCTACGCCTGTCTGCCTCAGACCTGAGTCGTTCGGCCGGACGGCACCGCGCTGCGCCCGACCTGAGAGCTGAGGACGGTGCCGAAGGCGGCCAGCGCCGTGCGAGCCGCAGGGTAGACGTCTGCCGGGAAGCACCGATCGGACAACAGGGTCGCTTCGAGCAGAGGCGCCGCGGTGGAGGCGGGGGTGCCGATCTGGGCGACGTACCGGAGTGCCGCGCGGCAGGGCTCGTCGGCATCACCCCACTTCAGAGGTTCCAGGGCCGCCAGCAGGACCGGGACGGCGGCGTCCGTGTCGCCGGTGATCCGCCACCAGGCATAGGCGGCCTGGACACGGGTCCACGGCCCGGGGGACCGCAGCAACGGCCGAACAGCGGCGGCGTACCTCGTCGCCTGCGGCCCCAGTTCCGCCAACCGGCCGAGGTCGGCGTTCACCAAGCCCCGCGATGCCGCGTCCTCCAGGAAAGTCAGGAAGACGCTTGCGTCACCGGTGATGCGCCAATGGGCCCACGCGGCGTTCTGGGCACCGTGCCATCGTCGTCTGCCGTTCGACACCAGGGCGCTGCCGTCATGACGCGGGGGCTGCCTGACGCCGCGGACGAAGCTGCTGAGGATGTCCGCCGCGGGCGCCGCCGCCGCGCCGATACCGCCGAGCGCATCGCAGGCCCATCGTGCGTTGCGGGTGGTGAGTGCCGACACCAGCTCCGGAACCGTCGCACTCGCGACGGGACCCCATGCGGACAGTGCGGCGAGGACCGAACGCAGCCCTTCGTCGTCGGCCGAGTCGACGAGCATGCGACGGATTCCGGGGAGCAACTCGTCGGCATGCCCGACCAGCTGTTGTAGGACCTGCCCCAGTGAGGTCACGTGGAAGTACGGGGGTCGGCTGCTTGACGCCAGCCATCGGTGCACCGCGTCCAGAGCTTCCGGACGGTCGAGACGGGCGAGAGCCAGCGCCGCCGGTCCGGCAACCTGGTCGTGGGAGTTGTTGGCGGCCACGATCAGTGCGGGAACGGCCGACGTGATGTCCTGCGTGGAGTCCGCCGACACGAGCCGCGCCAGCACCATCGCGGCGTCGCTTCGGGCATAAAGATGATCGAACTCCAGGCAACGCACCAGGCCGGCCACCAACTCCGGCCGGGGCGTACGCCATCGCCGCAGAATGTCCGAGGCGATGGAGACCGCGCCCTCGACCAGTTCGGGGCGCTTGGACTCGAACCCGACCATGGCGAGCGCGACGCCGCGGTCCACGTGTGCGGGAACGTCCAGCCGCAGATCGTCCGGATCCACACCCGCGTCCGCGAGCAACTTCCGCGCCCAGAAGCCGTGTGGCGTCCCGGTCCCAGCCCCTGTCCCCGGCGTCATGCTCGCAGGCTACAGCTGGGGGACGACGCGAGATCACCCTGGGTCGCGTCCGCGGCGTCGGCCGGCATCGGTTCGCCCGCCGACACCACTGCCGCAGGCCAGGAAGCGGGCTGCCGGAGTGGTACCCGCGCCGAGAAGTCTCCCGGTGATCAGCGCAGACCGGCGAAGAGGTCGTTCTCGGGTACGGCCGCGCCGGTGGGGTCCTGGACGCGTACGAAGGTCTCCATGCCCATCAGCTCGCCGAACCTCTCCTTGCCCATCCTGAGGAAGAAGATGTTCTCGCCCTGACTGGCGTGCGCCGCCAACGCGTCGAACTTCTGACCGCTGAACGCGGTGGTGTCCACCCACGTGGTGATCTCGTCGTCGGGGAGGCCGATCTCGGCCAGCGCGGCGGCCTCGGCAGGGTCCGGCTCCGGCATGTCCTCGTGGAACTCGCGCATGACCTCACCGAACCGCCGCATCATCGAGCGGGGCGCCGTGGTCCAGTACACCTTGGGCGTCAGCTCGGTCATCTCCACCGCCGCCATCGTGATGCGGTGGGCCTGGATGTGGTCGGGGTGGCCGTAGAAGCCGTTCTCGTCATAGGTGACGACCACGTCAGGCTGGTAGTGCCGCATGAGTTCCGCGAGTCGGGCCGCGCCTTCCCGCACGGGTGTCTGCCAGAAGGAGTCGGGGGCGTCGTTGCTGGGCCAGCCCGCCATTCCGGAGTCGGCGTAGTCCAGCGTCACCAGATCGCTGACCTTCAGGACGTCACAGCTCGCCCGGAGTTCTTGACGGCGCATCGCGGCGACGGCCGAGGGATCGTGCCCGGGGTCGCCCGGCTTGACGCCTCCCGGTCCGTCGCCGCAACCGCCGTCGGTACACGTCACGAGAACCGTCCGGATGCCCTCCGCCGCGTACCGCGCGAGGACCCCTCCGGTTCCGGTGGCCTCGTCGTCGGGGTGGGCGTGCACTGCCATGAGCGTCAGCGGCCGGTCAGCCATGAACAAGTCCTCCTGCGGAAATGCGTCGGGGTCTCCTTGCGTAACCGTGCTGACCGGACCGGCTGTTCCCAGCACGGCCACTCGTTTCGATCACATTCTTGCCATGGGCACGCAAGAAAGACCGTCGCATCGCCGAAAGAGGTGGGCAAGGGGCGAGGACCCCGCTGGTGCTTGGCCCTCCCGGCCCGCCGGTCCGCTCGCAGCAGGCAGGCAGCTGATATTGCACGTCCTTGCCCTCAGTCTGCTTCCCCACGACGCCGGCGCGCACCACCTGGTGCAACCGCTTGGACGGCAGCGTGGGCGGCATCCACGCCGCGGCCGGCCGTGGGTCGTCGCGGCCTCAACCGTGAGGACGGCAATGCCTCTCACACCTACCACCGGGCGCCACCGACCGGCGCCGCTTACCGCCCCGCCGTGCCCGGCAGCCCCAGCGCGTCCTCCGGCGCGGGATCGGGGTTGAAGGAGCGGTGGTAACTCTCCGGAGGTGCGAGGTAGGTGATGGGCAGCCCGCCGGTGTCGATGACGATCTGATCCACGGCGATCGCGGGGTCGACCATGAAGAGCCTCAGGACGTGCTCGCCGGGTTCCGTGACGGTCACGGTGGTGGTCAGTTTCTCGATGCCGTCCTCGACGTTGCGGGCCCAGGCGTCGCCACGGTTGCCGGTGGCGACGGCCTGTCCCGTCAGGACGGTGACGGGCTGGTCGTCGAGGGCGAGCGCGACCCGGCGTCGGCCCCGCTCGTCGAGGGAGGGGAGCCGGAACACGGTGACCCGGAAGTTTCCGCTGCCCGCGAAACGGACCCGGTAGCGCAACTCCGGTGCCCGCGTGGTGATGTCCTCGGTGATCGGCGCCGCCGTCGAAGGCGTCGTCTCCATGGCGGCCGTACGGCGGCCGAGCCCGCGTACCGTCCGCCAACGCGCCCCGCCGCGCGCCACGCGATGCTCGTGGTGCGCGGCGTCGATCGAGACGTACCCGTGGGCCTCGACGAAGCCGCGCGCCCGCTCGCGCGCCCGCCTTCCGTCGTTGTGCACCCGCAGGGGCACGTCGAAGCTGTTCCCCGCACCGGTGACGGTCACCGTGGCGTCGTGTGCGCCCTGGGGCACCCGCTCCCAGTCGATCTCGACCGACACCCGGGTCTGCTCGGTCATCGTGCCGCCCGAGGTGCTCAGCCGCACCCAGGGGTGGCTCGTCTCGGCGGCCCAGTCCAAGGGGAGGAAGCCGGTGTTGAACACGTCGACGAAGCGCCGGTCACGGGTGTAGGAGGAGAAGGAGAGCGGCCGCGCGGTGCCGGTCTCGTTGCCCTCGGCCGCCACGCCCAGACCCGAGGTCTCTTTCCGGGCGACCCTGGTGACGCTCGGACGGCCCGGCGCCTTGGGGATCTCCGTGGGGTACGGGTTGACGATCCCGTTCCATTTGCCGCCGGCCACCTCGGTGTTGTAGCGCTTGGTGAGCGCCGCCTCCTCGGCGTGGGCGGCGTCGGACAGGTCCGCGAAACGGTTCGCGCCGGCCCCGCGCCCCTGGCGGACCGCGAGTGCGCTGCGCTCCGCCCAGTAGAACTTCAGATTCATCAAGTAGGCGCCGTGGACCGGGTATTCGACGAGTTCGTAGAAGGCGTCCCGGTAGGCCTCCGGCAGCTTGGCGCCGAGCGCCCGGACCCGCTGCAGGAGACGGTCGTACGCGGCCATCCGGCGACCCGC
This genomic stretch from Streptomyces deccanensis harbors:
- a CDS encoding LysR family transcriptional regulator; protein product: MELLHLRYFVAVAQELNFSTAARKLHMAASPLSRRIKDLENELGHRLFDRSTHHVALTPAGDALLPIARGVLEQVDSIRWRLDETARPQRTTLLVGVPTGIHPDLRERMDTLAERLGDRYEIKRWPGGNDRLVDAVCDGRLALTLARLPAGGDPALELLPVMSERLGAVVPRSRFAGRESIALTELADLSYVVSPAGATTAYFRGLDQQLSELGIKKRIEISSTTFDGISEIVSSGLAFSISMLDDRSPVRNFHLDNVTILPITDFHPRLETGLLWRKDRGEGGDLQEVVRAVREVFTEPLRS
- a CDS encoding PIG-L family deacetylase, which translates into the protein MADRPLTLMAVHAHPDDEATGTGGVLARYAAEGIRTVLVTCTDGGCGDGPGGVKPGDPGHDPSAVAAMRRQELRASCDVLKVSDLVTLDYADSGMAGWPSNDAPDSFWQTPVREGAARLAELMRHYQPDVVVTYDENGFYGHPDHIQAHRITMAAVEMTELTPKVYWTTAPRSMMRRFGEVMREFHEDMPEPDPAEAAALAEIGLPDDEITTWVDTTAFSGQKFDALAAHASQGENIFFLRMGKERFGELMGMETFVRVQDPTGAAVPENDLFAGLR
- a CDS encoding fic family toxin-antitoxin system, toxin component, whose translation is MDLHIDVPWILQVAEAAGADDPAPDDYGVPVSAVARHRAELFEQPVYDSPYAKAAALVHTLGRCRWLERSNMAVAAASGVMYLEAAGITVKPGREDAVALKDLLLDPACTAGRIAALLRTWPTTT
- a CDS encoding CaiB/BaiF CoA transferase family protein; the encoded protein is MTDLSDTVTATVTGPLAGTRVIDLSTVVMGPYAAQILGDLGAEVIKIESPADTVRVGDYRTTPGMTPLNLNVNRNKRSVSLNLKDDTDRERALGLIDTADVLITNMRPGALHRLGLSYDDIAARNPALVYAHAQGFRSDSDRAGNAAYDESVQAASGLVDIADRALGEPVYLPTIIGDKVSSLTIAYSVLAALLHRDRTGQGQLVEIPMTDTMIAFNMVEHLAGHTHVPETGPTGFRLSMLKGHRAVRTKDGLACVIPYNPPNYRDFFTAAGRPDLAEDPRVGGETIDGADQEDLAQLVALCAPELTTEEWAEVCAKHSIPMAPVLELDRAHEDPYVQDGHLLDTVEHPTEGTVRTIGIPVRFSATPGSIRRLAPVAGQDTEDVLAELAATTR
- a CDS encoding 3-hydroxyacyl-CoA dehydrogenase NAD-binding domain-containing protein is translated as MNRTPALRTPALRSPALRTPAFRTPVFRTAAVIGAGTIGLSWTTLFAAHGLTVRVSDPREDLAEAVADALARYAPHLAARGLDVRGLADRVHLAADVTEAVRDADVVQENGPERVGFKQDLFAAVVREAPAHALLLSSSSAIPSTAFTGELADEDAARVLIGHPFNPPHLLPLVEVVPGERTREDAVQAALDFYTFLGRTPVVERKEIPGFVGNRLQNALSREAVHLVEQGVVTPEDLDRVMTNSLGPRWATVGPFLGAHLGGGPGGYRHLVAHIGASMGALEDTPGRHPAQTPDQQERLIQAVEKAYGSSTSSELAETRDRKQLAVLDALDGATRTTTPKEEN
- a CDS encoding acetoacetate decarboxylase, whose amino-acid sequence is MRTEDVRQHLTTPLTRPAYAPTVPRFTDREYLNIVYRTDPEALRAVVPEPLRIDEPLVRFEVMKMGDVSGFGPYTEAGQAIPVSFEGERGEYLHAMYLDNFPATASGREVSAYPKVIGSPALFVDSGALVGTLDHGSLRVATATMGYKHHELDLREAEAQISVPTFMLKTVPGYDGLPRVQELVRTRITELTVKGAWTGPARLQLFQHVLAPLADLPVLEVVSASHILTDLTLNRVEPVHDYLKGVVAS
- a CDS encoding crotonase/enoyl-CoA hydratase family protein; amino-acid sequence: MNTLMNSSVSPVVRTERIGSALLITLDRPEARNAVNAAVAAELTSVLEELEAAPELRAGVLTGEGGTFSAGMDLKAALRGESPEVKGRGFGGLTEAEPTKPLIAAVEGFAMGGGFELALACDLIVAAEDARFGLPEVKRGLIAAGGGVIRLPKRIPHHLAMELLLTGEPVDGRRAGELGLVNRVVGKGQAVAEALRLAEQLATNAPLALAAVKRVVRAADGVPDAEAFAFQRGEMKTLMASDDVREGMTAFAERRSPRWTGR